One Pseudomonadota bacterium genomic region harbors:
- a CDS encoding L,D-transpeptidase family protein has protein sequence MLCALPKVTKAAVFELANEGDSVIGTPIKHTAAHEDTFVSIARTYDVGYRELVLANPEVDPWLPGEGTEVLVPSQFVLPDAPRTGIVLNVPEMRLYYFPPAAEGAGRQVMTFPVSVGRQDWSTPYGRTKVTAKQRNPTWYPPQSIRDEHAADGRPLPRTVPPGPDNPLGNHALRLGIPGYLIHGTNRPAGVGMRVTHGCVRMFPADIAELYGLVGVGTTVRIVNQPFKMGWVADSLYLEVHPPLEEDVETIDRGLTALIEVFVSSTDERLKQVDWGSMEAVYERGLGVPEPLAVEFLEVKPEEPAAPTVEGAAEIVREASEARAGV, from the coding sequence TTGCTCTGCGCCCTGCCGAAGGTCACCAAAGCAGCGGTGTTCGAGCTCGCCAACGAGGGCGATAGCGTTATCGGAACACCGATCAAACACACGGCTGCGCACGAGGATACCTTCGTCAGCATCGCGCGTACTTACGATGTCGGCTATCGGGAGCTAGTGTTGGCGAACCCCGAGGTGGATCCCTGGCTTCCCGGAGAGGGGACAGAAGTACTAGTGCCCTCGCAGTTCGTGCTGCCGGATGCGCCGCGCACGGGGATCGTTCTCAATGTGCCTGAGATGCGCCTCTACTACTTTCCGCCTGCTGCAGAGGGGGCAGGCCGGCAGGTCATGACCTTCCCCGTGAGCGTTGGGCGACAGGACTGGTCCACGCCTTACGGGCGCACCAAGGTCACCGCCAAGCAGCGCAACCCCACCTGGTATCCGCCGCAGTCGATTCGCGACGAGCATGCGGCCGATGGCCGTCCCCTGCCGAGGACCGTGCCGCCTGGACCGGACAACCCCCTCGGCAATCACGCGCTTCGCCTAGGCATCCCCGGCTACCTGATCCACGGGACCAATCGCCCCGCCGGTGTCGGTATGCGCGTGACCCACGGCTGCGTCCGGATGTTCCCGGCCGACATCGCCGAGCTCTACGGCCTCGTAGGGGTGGGCACCACAGTGCGCATCGTGAACCAGCCCTTCAAGATGGGGTGGGTGGCCGATTCCCTGTACCTGGAGGTGCATCCGCCTCTGGAGGAGGACGTCGAGACCATCGACCGCGGGCTGACCGCGCTGATCGAGGTCTTCGTCTCTAGCACGGATGAGCGGCTGAAGCAGGTGGACTGGGGGTCGATGGAAGCGGTCTACGAGCGCGGCCTCGGAGTGCCGGAGCCGCTAGCGGTGGAGTTTTTGGAGGTGAAGCCGGAGGAGCCGGCGGCGCCGACGGTGGAGGGCGCGGCGGAAATCGTGCGTGAAGCTTCCGAAGCGCGCGCAGGCGTTTAG